The Spiribacter roseus genome includes the window TAAAGGAGCTCGGCGTGCGCCACGAGTGCCGGATCGTCTCGGCGCACCGCACGCCGGCGCGCATGAACGACTACGCGGCGACGGCGCGGGAGCGTGGTCTGCGGGCCATCATTGCCGGTGCGGGTGGAGCCGCCCATCTGCCCGGCATGGTGGCGGCCCAGACGCCGGTGCCGGTGCTGGGCGTGCCGGTCCAGAGCCGCGCCCTCAAGGGGCTCGACTCGCTGCTGTCCATCGCGCAGATGCCGGGTGGCGTGCCGGTGGCCACGTTCGCCATCGGCGAATCCGGGGCACGCAATGCCGCGCTGTTCGCCGTGGCGATGCTGGCGGCGGATGACCCGGCCCTTGCCGAGCGTCTCGACGCCTTCCGTGAGGCCCAGGCGCAGAAGGTGATCGAGGATGAGCTGCCTTGACTGACCCGGTCCTGCCCGGCGCCACCCTCGGCATCCTTGGCAGTGGGCAGCTGGGCCGTATGCTGGCGCAGTCCGCGCGGCGCATGGGGTATCGCGTTCACACTCTCTCGCCGGCCACGGATTCGCCGACCGGACAGATCGCCGACCGCGAGACCGTCGCCGCCTACGAAGACCTTGATGCCATCGAGCGCTTCGCCCGCGATGTCGATGCGGTCACGTTCGAGTTCGAGAACATATCCTCGGCGGCGGCCGATGTCGCTGCCCGGCATGGCCCGGTGCGACCGCGCGGCGAGGTGCTGCACCTGTGCCAGAACCGCTGGCGCGAAAAGCATGCCCTGACCGACGCCGGGCTGCCCACCGCCCCCTACGAAGCGGTGGAGTCACTCGAGGCGCTGTCGGCCGCCATTGCCCGGCTGGGGACGCCCTGCATCCTGAAAACCGCCGGCTTTGGCTATGACGGCAAGGGCCAGGCCCGGATCGACACCGCGGATGATGCGGCGGCGGCCTGGGCGGCCATCGGCCGGGGTCCGGCGATTCTCGAGGGCGTGGTCGACTTCGCCGCCGAGCTGTCGGTGGTGGCCGCCCGCGGCGCGGCGGGGGATCAGGTGGACTTTGGCGTCATCGAGAACCGGCACGTCGATCACATCCTGGATGTGTCCATTGCCGACGCCCCGCTCACCGACGCCCAGATCACGCGGGCCCGGGAGATCGCCGCGACCGTGATGGAAGCGTTCGACGTGGTGGGTGTGCTCTGCGTGGAGCTCTTTCTGGACCAGAACGGCGAGCTGCTGGTCAATGAGCTGGCGCCGCGGCCGCATAACTCCGGCCATCTGACCATCGAGGCCTGCCCCAGCAGTCAGTTCGATCAGCAGCTGCGGGCGGTCTGTGGCCTGCCACTGGGGGATACCCAGCGCCAGCGGCCCACCGCCATGGCCAACCTGCTGGGCGATCTCTGGGCGCATGGCGAGCCCGACTGGGCCGCGGCGCTATCCGCGCCGAGCGTCAACCTGCACCTCTACGGTAAGGCCGAGCCCAGACCCGGCCGCAAGATGGGGCATCTGACCGCCTCGGCCCCGGATCGGGACGAAGCGGTCCGCCGCGTCCAGGCGGCCCGGGCCGCCCTGGTCCGCCCCCCCAATCCCTGACCCCTTTCAGCACGGAACAATCAATCAACCATGTGGTTTCGCAATCTCTGCGTCTATCAAATCGCCGATGCCTTCACCATCGATGCCGAGGCGCTGGAGGACCGGCTCAGTGCCGGCCAGTTCCAGCCCGTCGGCCCGCATGATCCGGAAACCCGCGGCTGGGTTCCACCGCTCGAGAAGGGGGGTGAGACGCTGGTGCATGCGGCCGGTGACCGTTTCATGATCTGCCTGCAGACCGAAACCCGGGTGCTGCCGCCGGCGGTGGTGCGGGAAAACGTCGATGCCCGCGTGGCCGAGCGCGAGGATGCCATGGCCCGACCTTTGGGGCGGCGCGAGAAGGCCCGCATCAAAGAAGAGGTGACCATCGATCTGCTGCCACGGGC containing:
- a CDS encoding 5-(carboxyamino)imidazole ribonucleotide synthase, yielding MTDPVLPGATLGILGSGQLGRMLAQSARRMGYRVHTLSPATDSPTGQIADRETVAAYEDLDAIERFARDVDAVTFEFENISSAAADVAARHGPVRPRGEVLHLCQNRWREKHALTDAGLPTAPYEAVESLEALSAAIARLGTPCILKTAGFGYDGKGQARIDTADDAAAAWAAIGRGPAILEGVVDFAAELSVVAARGAAGDQVDFGVIENRHVDHILDVSIADAPLTDAQITRAREIAATVMEAFDVVGVLCVELFLDQNGELLVNELAPRPHNSGHLTIEACPSSQFDQQLRAVCGLPLGDTQRQRPTAMANLLGDLWAHGEPDWAAALSAPSVNLHLYGKAEPRPGRKMGHLTASAPDRDEAVRRVQAARAALVRPPNP
- the purE gene encoding 5-(carboxyamino)imidazole ribonucleotide mutase, with amino-acid sequence MVDDAPRVGIIMGSRSDWETMAHADSVLKELGVRHECRIVSAHRTPARMNDYAATARERGLRAIIAGAGGAAHLPGMVAAQTPVPVLGVPVQSRALKGLDSLLSIAQMPGGVPVATFAIGESGARNAALFAVAMLAADDPALAERLDAFREAQAQKVIEDELP